From the Choloepus didactylus isolate mChoDid1 chromosome 22, mChoDid1.pri, whole genome shotgun sequence genome, one window contains:
- the LOC119518919 gene encoding LOW QUALITY PROTEIN: peroxisomal biogenesis factor 3-like (The sequence of the model RefSeq protein was modified relative to this genomic sequence to represent the inferred CDS: deleted 2 bases in 2 codons), whose translation MLRSMWALLKRHKKKCFFLGTVLGGVYILGKYGQKKIREMQEKGEQEEYIAQARRRYHFESNQRTCNMTLLSMLPTLREALTQQLNSESLTALLKNRPSNKLEIWEDLKMISSTRTAVAVYSTCMLVVLLRVQLNIIGGYSYLDNAAVDKNGTTVLAPPYVQQQHLSSIYLLLGDGLTELITVIKQAVQNILGSVSLKHSLSLLDLEQKIKEIRALVEQKSSTPWVDEDGPGAFLCCYMMWDKEAPLTIQACELSPRDVTILKFLNETRDMLDSTDFRTVLTTCMDRGFSWLLDNVAKFFCPTGQDLQHGASMDSLSSVSLPLAKIIPIVNGQIHSVCSETPSHFAQDLLMMEQVKDFAANVYEAFSTPQQLEK comes from the exons ATGCTGCGTTCCATGTGGGCTCTTCTGAAAcgtcataaaaagaaatgcttcTTCTTGGGCACGGTGCTCGGAGGAGTATATATCCTGGGGAAATATGGACAGAAGAAAATCCGAGAAATGCAAGAGAAAGGGGAGCAAGAGGAATACATTGCCCAAGCGCGACGGCGG TACCATTTCGAGAGCAAC CAAAGGACCTGCAATATGACACTGCTGTCCATGCTTCCGACACTTAGAGAAGCCTTAACGCAGCAACTCAACTCTGAGAGTCTCACAGCTCTGCTGAAAAACAGGCCTTCAAACAAGCTAGAAATATGGGAGGACCTGAAGATGATAAGCTCCACCAGAACGGCCGTGGCTGTGTACAGTACGTGTATGCTGGTCGTTCTTTTGCGGGTTCAGTTAAACATAATTGGCGGATATAGTTACCTGGATAATGCAGCAGTTGACAAAAATGGCACCACAGTCCTCGCGCCCCCCTATGTCCAGCAGCAGCACTTATCAAGCATCTACCTCCTCCTTGGAGATGGCCTGACTGAATTGATCACTGTCATTAAGCAAGCTGTGCAGAACATTCTAGGAAGTGTTTCTCTTAAGCATTCCTTGTCCCTTTTGGACTTggagcaaaaaataaaagagatcagAGCCCTCGTTGAGCAGAAATCCTCTACTCCCTGGGTGGATGAGGACGGCCCCGGAGCCTTCCTGTGCTGTTACATGATGTGGGACAAGGAGGCCCCACTGACCATCCAGGCCTGTGAACTTTCCCCCAGAGATGTGACCATACTTAAATTCCTCAATGAAACCAGGGACATGCTGGACAGTACAGATTTCAGGACAGTTTTGACCACCTGCATGGACCGAGGCTTCAGCTGGCTCCTGGACAATGTGGCCAAGTTCTTCTGCCCCACAGGACAGGATCTGCAGCATGGAGCCTCCATGGACAGTCTTTCCAGTGTCAGCCTGCCTTTAGCAAAGATAATTCCAATTGTAAATGGACAGATCCATTCAGTGTGCAGTGAAACACCCAGTCATTTTGCTCAGGATCTGCTGATGATGGAGCAGGTGAAGGACTTTGCAGCCAACGTGTATGAGGCCTTCAGCACCCCCCAGCAGCTGGAGAAGTGA